ACTGTGGAATATATAAATATTGCAGGTTGTGTGACCCTGGTTTGTTTGAGTTGCTCCTCGCTCCCATCAAACATAATTGCAGCGATATCAAATCCCAGAATTTCATTGGCCTGTTGAATCAGTTTTTTAGCAACATCAAATTTATTGTATTCTTCCTTGCCCATTCCTGAAAACTGGGCACCCTGACCTGGAAATACATATGCGTTCATATTTATACCAATTTATTGGAAATCAGGGAAATAAACTCATCCCTGGTCGCCTTTTTCTCAAACTCCCCATTGAAGGCAGAAGTCGTTGTAATAGAATTTTGTTTTTGCACACCGCGCATCATCATACAAAGATGCTTAGCTTCAATCACTACTGCCACACCAAGTGGTTTCAAAGCTTCCTCAATGGCATCTCTTATTTGTATGGTCAAGCGTTCCTGAACCTGAAGCCTTCTTGCAAATACATCTACCACACGCGCCAATTTACTGAGGCCCACAATTTTTCCATCGGGAATATACGCAATATGAGCCTTACCAAAAAATGGCAACATATGATGTTCACACATTGAATACAGCTCAATGTCTTTAACAATAACCATTTCACTGTGATCTTCTTTGAAAATAGCCGAGCTCAAAATTTCATGCGCATCTTGATCGTAGCCCTGTGTCATAAATTGCATGGCTTTGGCCACTCTTTCAGGTGTTTTAGTAAGACCATCGCGCTGCGGGTCTTCACCCAAAAGGCTGACAATATCCTTGTATTTATCTGTTAATTTATCTGTAATATCACCGTTGTAATGTTCTTCCCTGACATAGTTGAATTCTGTTGAATCATTTTTGTTCATAGGCTTGTTTTATTCCCCGAAATATTCCACGTAAATATTGGGTGTTTCATATAATTTAATGGCATGCAACTCACAACCTTTGATCTTTGCTTGGAGCAATTTCCATATTTCTTTAATCAGGTTTTCCGTAGAGCTCATTTTGCCTTTCATAACTTCTACATCCAAATCAAGATTTTTGTGATCCAACACTTCTACAACTTCACTTTTAATTATCCTGCTTAACTCTTTGGCATTCATTATAAAACCCGTGTCAGGATCAGGGGCTCCTTTTACTGTTACATATAAATCATAATTGTGCCCATGCCAGTTTTTATTGGCGCATTTACCAAATACCTGCTCGTTTTTTTCATCACTCCACGCCTCATTTCTAAGGCGGTGTGCTGCATTAAAATGTTCTTTCCTGGTAAGATAAACCATTTGAAATAATTTGCTGCAAAGATAGAAAGAAAGGGGCATTGTTTTAAGCTGTACAAGAATTTGAATTCAGTCTAATTTACAACCCTGTTTTGAGTTTAGTGTTCACCTTTAGCTAAGCGAAAAAGAATAAAATTAGACTGAGGAACAATTGAAATTGTTCTAATTAATGTTAATTTCATCCCCTGTGAATCAAAAATGGCTTTGCATATCATTTTTCTGCTTTGTTTTATCATTGAATCAGCTATTTGCGACAGGCTTTGGAACAGCTACTGGTACTGGTGCTCAGAGTATAGGTGAAATAGGTTCTACCAGTCAGGATGTGTTTGCCGCACAAAACAACCAAGCCGGCCTCGGTTTTATCAATGATTTTTCAATTGGGGTTTTCAGCTCCAATCGTTTCTTGGTAAGAGAAACAAGTTATTTTCACCTTTCTACTGCCCTGCCTACTTCAAGTGGTACTTTTGGGCTCACGGTAAATTATCGAGGATCTTCCCTTTTCAACGAAAAACAAATAGGCATTGGCTACGGACGCAAGATTGGCAAAAATTTCGCCATTGGTGCCCAATTTGATTACCTCAATTTGTTCCTCAGC
This window of the Chitinophagales bacterium genome carries:
- a CDS encoding 6-carboxytetrahydropterin synthase, translated to MVYLTRKEHFNAAHRLRNEAWSDEKNEQVFGKCANKNWHGHNYDLYVTVKGAPDPDTGFIMNAKELSRIIKSEVVEVLDHKNLDLDVEVMKGKMSSTENLIKEIWKLLQAKIKGCELHAIKLYETPNIYVEYFGE
- the folE gene encoding GTP cyclohydrolase I FolE yields the protein MNKNDSTEFNYVREEHYNGDITDKLTDKYKDIVSLLGEDPQRDGLTKTPERVAKAMQFMTQGYDQDAHEILSSAIFKEDHSEMVIVKDIELYSMCEHHMLPFFGKAHIAYIPDGKIVGLSKLARVVDVFARRLQVQERLTIQIRDAIEEALKPLGVAVVIEAKHLCMMMRGVQKQNSITTTSAFNGEFEKKATRDEFISLISNKLV